A stretch of the Photobacterium toruni genome encodes the following:
- the recD gene encoding exodeoxyribonuclease V subunit alpha: protein MLKRLQTLTKQGGLRQLDYQFAKFVALHSPQSQQDLAALMAALVSYELGKGHVCVQLELVRAQHLFGLPTRLSVALIDGLPEPSQWAQLLSQFDVVTNVQSQGLQASPLVFDHGRLYLNRYWQFEQTVAKRIVDMATNQGQVIHDTQWQGEQLGLMHQALNALFQPSYGYLYHALQGVTDRQHRQQITCDFLNIVKPQQLDWAAIDNVLQHAQQITDLQPLDSLVPTTSCLNWQKVAAAMALTRQFAVISGGPGTGKTTTVAKLLAALVMQANGEHKPNIMLVAPTGKAAARLTESIGSAIKSLAVPQAIKDLIPTQSSTLHRLLGSIPNKVEFRHSKDNPLHLDVLVVDEASMVDLPMMARLLEAMPQGAKLILLGDRDQLASVEAGAVLGDICSFANQGYSAQQGQLLSQLTGFDLHSNNIGLSVVTDCLCMLQKSYRFHALSGIGQLAQAINQGKPALVNKVWQQGFKDIHHYPLGSETYVSMINQVVTFYLDYIDAIKANKTPAEVLKAFSNVRLLCALREGDFGVVGLNQRIEKELTHRGRISPNDETWYVGRPIMITRNDHALGLFNGDIGMTMLEPEIDPDSGRRRLRVYFEMPDGTIRGILPSRIPEHEVVYAMTIHKSQGSEFADTVIVLPSEYTPILTRELIYTGITRAKSRLYLYAPMDIITKSVQVRTERASGLAQLLV, encoded by the coding sequence ATGCTTAAGCGTTTACAAACCCTGACTAAACAAGGTGGCTTACGTCAGCTTGATTACCAATTTGCTAAATTTGTGGCGCTGCATAGTCCTCAATCGCAACAAGATCTAGCGGCACTGATGGCTGCACTTGTTAGTTATGAATTAGGTAAAGGCCATGTGTGCGTTCAGCTTGAACTCGTGCGTGCACAACATTTATTTGGTTTACCAACTCGACTATCAGTAGCGTTAATTGACGGTTTACCTGAGCCGAGTCAATGGGCGCAATTATTATCACAGTTTGACGTGGTGACGAATGTGCAATCACAAGGGTTACAAGCAAGCCCATTAGTGTTTGATCATGGTCGATTATACCTCAATCGTTATTGGCAATTTGAACAAACGGTTGCAAAACGGATTGTGGATATGGCAACCAATCAGGGGCAAGTCATCCATGATACTCAGTGGCAGGGTGAACAACTGGGTTTGATGCATCAAGCGTTGAATGCCTTATTTCAGCCAAGTTATGGTTATTTATATCATGCGCTACAAGGCGTAACAGACCGTCAACATCGCCAACAAATAACCTGTGATTTTTTGAATATAGTAAAACCACAGCAACTTGATTGGGCTGCGATTGATAATGTATTACAACATGCGCAGCAAATAACAGATTTACAACCATTAGACAGTCTAGTGCCAACGACGAGTTGTTTAAATTGGCAAAAAGTGGCAGCAGCAATGGCGTTAACTCGCCAGTTTGCGGTGATCTCAGGTGGTCCCGGTACGGGTAAAACGACCACGGTGGCTAAATTGTTAGCTGCATTAGTGATGCAAGCTAATGGCGAACATAAACCGAATATTATGCTGGTGGCACCCACGGGTAAAGCCGCAGCTCGATTAACAGAATCGATTGGTTCAGCCATTAAATCATTAGCTGTACCGCAGGCGATTAAAGATTTAATTCCAACACAATCTAGTACATTACATCGTTTATTAGGCTCGATTCCCAATAAAGTAGAGTTTCGGCATAGTAAAGATAATCCACTTCACCTTGATGTGTTAGTGGTTGATGAAGCATCAATGGTTGATTTACCAATGATGGCGCGATTATTAGAAGCGATGCCACAAGGCGCTAAATTAATTTTATTGGGTGATCGAGATCAATTAGCGTCAGTTGAAGCTGGTGCTGTGCTGGGTGATATTTGTTCTTTTGCAAATCAAGGCTACAGTGCACAACAAGGACAGTTATTAAGTCAGTTAACAGGGTTTGATCTGCACTCTAATAATATTGGTTTAAGTGTGGTGACCGATTGTTTATGTATGCTGCAAAAAAGTTATCGCTTCCATGCTTTATCTGGTATTGGTCAGTTAGCTCAAGCGATAAACCAAGGCAAACCAGCACTGGTAAATAAAGTATGGCAACAAGGGTTTAAAGATATTCACCATTATCCATTAGGTAGCGAAACCTATGTCTCGATGATTAACCAAGTGGTGACGTTTTATCTTGATTATATCGATGCGATAAAAGCGAATAAAACACCTGCCGAGGTATTAAAAGCATTTTCAAATGTACGATTGTTATGTGCATTACGAGAAGGGGATTTTGGTGTTGTAGGTTTAAATCAACGGATTGAAAAAGAGTTAACGCATCGTGGTCGTATTTCACCAAATGATGAGACATGGTATGTCGGTCGTCCAATTATGATCACCCGTAATGATCACGCATTAGGGTTATTTAACGGTGATATTGGCATGACGATGTTAGAGCCAGAAATAGATCCTGATAGTGGACGACGTCGATTACGGGTTTATTTTGAAATGCCTGATGGTACGATTCGCGGTATTTTACCTAGTCGTATTCCTGAGCATGAGGTGGTGTATGCGATGACGATCCATAAATCACAGGGGTCAGAATTTGCTGATACAGTAATAGTGTTACCTTCGGAATACACACCTATTTTAACCCGTGAATTAATTTATACCGGTATTACACGTGCTAAGTCGCGGTTATATCTCTATGCACCTATGGATATTATTACTAAAAGCGTGCAAGTACGGACAGAACGAGCCAGTGGTTTAGCTCAGTTATTAGTATAA
- the argA gene encoding amino-acid N-acetyltransferase, protein MSLVNTRKTPLVKGFRQSAPYLNAHVGKTMVIMVGGEAIADPNFANIVSDIALLHSLGIHIVMVYGARPQITTLLEQQHYDSPYHKGIRITDTHSLEMAKQAAGQLQLDITARFSMGLNNTPMAGSQINVISGNFIIAQPLGIDDGIDFCHSGKIRRINSTAITNQLEQGSIVLLGPIASSVTGECFNLTSEEIATQVAIRLQADKLIGFCSEQGVVDNNDIISELLPFEAEQVLQQLIDNDDQQSGTGRFLRGAITACRAGVPRSHLLSYKQDGALIQELFSLDGIGTQIVMSSAEKIRRANINDIGGILDLIQPLEKDGILVRRSREQLEREITLFSVIELDNLIIGCAALYPYSDEKMAEMACVAIHPDFRDGDRGVLLLNKLCQQAREADLDNIFVLTTRSVHWFREQGFYECDIDQLPLIKKDLYNYQRRSKILIMPTR, encoded by the coding sequence ATATCGCTTGTGAATACACGTAAGACTCCTTTGGTAAAAGGATTTCGCCAATCAGCCCCTTACTTAAATGCCCATGTCGGTAAAACAATGGTGATCATGGTCGGAGGTGAAGCCATTGCTGATCCTAACTTTGCTAACATTGTTAGCGATATAGCTTTGCTGCACAGCTTAGGTATTCACATTGTGATGGTGTATGGCGCTCGACCACAAATCACCACCCTATTAGAGCAACAACATTATGATAGCCCTTACCACAAAGGGATAAGAATCACTGACACACACAGTTTAGAAATGGCCAAACAAGCAGCAGGACAACTACAGCTTGATATTACCGCCCGGTTTTCAATGGGGCTAAATAACACCCCCATGGCAGGATCACAAATCAATGTCATTAGCGGTAACTTTATTATTGCGCAGCCACTAGGTATTGATGACGGTATTGATTTTTGTCACAGCGGTAAAATCCGTCGTATTAATAGCACAGCCATCACCAATCAATTAGAACAAGGTTCAATTGTATTACTCGGCCCTATTGCCAGCTCTGTCACTGGTGAATGTTTTAACCTCACCTCAGAAGAAATCGCCACTCAGGTTGCCATTCGCTTACAAGCAGATAAACTGATTGGCTTTTGTTCAGAGCAAGGAGTTGTTGATAATAATGACATCATCTCAGAATTATTGCCCTTTGAAGCCGAACAAGTACTGCAGCAGCTTATTGATAACGATGATCAACAAAGTGGCACTGGTCGTTTCCTGCGGGGCGCAATTACAGCTTGTCGTGCCGGTGTACCACGTAGCCATTTACTAAGCTATAAACAAGATGGCGCATTAATTCAGGAACTATTTTCATTAGATGGTATTGGCACTCAAATTGTAATGTCGAGTGCAGAAAAGATTCGCCGAGCCAATATTAACGATATCGGGGGCATTTTAGATTTAATTCAGCCATTAGAAAAAGACGGAATTTTAGTACGCCGTTCACGAGAACAACTTGAACGTGAAATTACTCTTTTTAGTGTGATTGAACTTGATAACCTTATTATTGGTTGTGCTGCACTCTATCCGTATTCTGATGAAAAAATGGCAGAGATGGCTTGTGTGGCTATTCATCCTGACTTTAGAGATGGGGATCGTGGAGTATTATTGCTCAATAAACTATGCCAACAAGCACGAGAAGCAGATCTTGATAATATCTTTGTTCTCACCACCCGTAGTGTGCATTGGTTTCGTGAACAAGGATTTTATGAATGTGATATTGACCAACTACCATTGATAAAAAAAGATCTCTACAACTATCAACGTCGTTCTAAAATACTGATAATGCCTACCCGTTAA